The following is a genomic window from Hymenobacter sp. APR13.
CCTTCGAAAACGGCATGGGCGGCTTCATTCCGCGCGACGCCGGCGCGGTGTACGCCAAGCGCTACGGCGACTGCAAGGACATGGCCAACCTCACCCGCGAAATGCTGCGCATGGCCGGCATCAAGTCCTACCTCACCTGGATTGGCACCCGCGACCTGCCCTACCGCTACTCCGAGCTGGCCACGCCCGGCGTCGACAACCACATGATAACCACCTACGAGGCCAGCCCCGGCCAGTACGTGTTCCTCGATGCCACCAACAAGTACATGCCCTTCGGCATGCCCTCGGCCTTCATTCAAGGCAAAGAGGCGCTGCTGGCCATCGATGGCAAGAACTGCAAAGTGGTGCCGGTGCCGGTGATGAGCCAGGAGCGCAGCCCCGTTTCGGACGTGTCGCAGCTGGTGCTGGATGAGAAGGGTGGTTTGCGCGGCAAGGGCAGCCTGCAGCTGCTGGGCTACCCCAAAGTGATGCAGAGCTACGCCCTCGACGGCCTCGACCAGACCGAGGAAACCAAGTACGTGAAGGCGCTGCTGGAGCGCGGTAACAACAAGTTCTTTGTCGACAAATACAGCGTCAGCCACCTCGACACCCGCGAAAAGCCACTCACTATCGACTACGAGTACCGCCTGCAGGACTACGTGCAGAAGCTCGACGACGAAATCTACGTGAACCTGAACCTGGAGCAGCCCTACGCCCACGACAAGATTGACGCCGCCAAGCGCCGCCTACCCCGCGTAAACGAGTACGCCAGCCAGAACCACACCCGCACCGAGCTGGAAATTCCGGCCGGCTACGACGTAGAGTATCTGCCGCCCGTCGCCGAAATGCGCGACCCGGTATTCGGCTTCAAGGTGAAATACGAGCGCCAGGGCAACAAAATCGTGCAGGACAAGGAAGTCTACATCAACTACCTGCTGCTCCAGCCCCAGCAGTTCGGCCAGTGGAACGCCGTGGTCGACAAGCTCAACGCCGCCTACCGCGAAACCGTCATTTTCAAGCGCCGGAAGGTCTGAGCACGGCTGCGCAGGTGTCCCAGGGCTGAAGCCCTGGGCTACGCAGTGCCCATTGTCCACCGCTGACTAGCCCAGGGCTTCAGCCCTGGGACGCCCGCGCCGATTACTAACCCAGCCCGTTTTATCCATCGGGAAATCCCGCGCCATTGGGCGCCTGTTTTATCTTACTATGACCCTACTTTCCGTTGCCCGCGCCACTGCGGCTTCCCTGCTGCTGCTCACGGCGGCCGCGCCGCTCCACGCCCAACAGGCGCCCAAAACCCTGCAGTACGCCACCTATACCTGGGACGCCAAGCGCACCAAGCGCCTGCCCGTGACGGAGGCCGAAGCCAAGCTGCCGGCCCTGATTCTGCGCGACTTCACGGCCCACGAGTTCAGCGCCGGCGACAAGGAGCTGCAGATCTACTCCACCGAGCACCGGATTCTGCGCGTCAACACCTCCGACGGCATCGAGCAGTTCAACAAAATCTACATCCCGCAGGACGGCGGCCGGCTGGTGTACCTGAAGGCCCGCACCATCAGCCCGCGCGGCGAGGTGGTGGAGGTGAGCGAAAGCAACATGAAGGAGCTCAAGGACCAGGACGGCGGCCGCGGCTTCAAGATTTTTGCGGTGGAAGGCGTGGAGAAAGGCTCGGAAATCGAGTACGTGTTCTTGCGCGAGCGGCCGGCCAAGTTCTTCGGGCGCGAGTACCTGCAAAGCGGCCTACCGGCCCACGACGTGTCGTTTGAGCTGATTTCGCCGGAGGCTCTCACCTTCGAAGCGCGCGTGTACCACGGCCCCGCTGCCCGCCCCGATACCGTGGTGGCCGGCAAGCGCATCATCCGCCTGCGCCTGCCCGACGTGGCCGCTGCCCGCGAGGAAGCCTTTGCCGCCGGCAACGCCGAGCGCATGCGCCTGGAGTACAAGCTGGCCTACACCGCCCAGCGCGGCCGCACCCGCCTCTTCACTTGGGCCGACGCCAGCCAGTACCTGCACGGCACCGTGTACTCGCTCAGCAAAGACGAAACCAAGGCCGTGGATAAGGTGCTGAAAGACGCCAGGCTGCCCGCCAGCGGCGACACGGAAACCCGCGTGAAGGCGCTGGAAAACTACCTCAAAACCAGCTTCAACCTGGCCGAGGACGGCGAAAGCAACATCCAGCGCATTGCGGCCACCAAAAACGCCTCCGAGCTGGGCCTGACCCGCCTGTTTGCCGCGCTGCTGCGCCGCCAGGGCATCGAGCACGAGCTGGTGATAACCTCCGACCGCTCCGACGCCGTGTTCGACGACACCTTCGACACTTGGAACTACCTCGACAACTACGCCTTCTACTTCCCCGAAACCAAGCAGCTGCTGGCTCCGTCGCGGCCCGATTTCCGCTACGGCATGCTGCCCCCCGGCTGGACCGCCAACAAGGGCCTGTTCGTGCGCACCGTGAAGCTGGGCTCCACCGAGTCGGCCGTGGGCACCGTGCGTGACATCCCGACCCTGACCGCCGAGC
Proteins encoded in this region:
- a CDS encoding DUF3857 domain-containing protein, whose translation is MTLLSVARATAASLLLLTAAAPLHAQQAPKTLQYATYTWDAKRTKRLPVTEAEAKLPALILRDFTAHEFSAGDKELQIYSTEHRILRVNTSDGIEQFNKIYIPQDGGRLVYLKARTISPRGEVVEVSESNMKELKDQDGGRGFKIFAVEGVEKGSEIEYVFLRERPAKFFGREYLQSGLPAHDVSFELISPEALTFEARVYHGPAARPDTVVAGKRIIRLRLPDVAAAREEAFAAGNAERMRLEYKLAYTAQRGRTRLFTWADASQYLHGTVYSLSKDETKAVDKVLKDARLPASGDTETRVKALENYLKTSFNLAEDGESNIQRIAATKNASELGLTRLFAALLRRQGIEHELVITSDRSDAVFDDTFDTWNYLDNYAFYFPETKQLLAPSRPDFRYGMLPPGWTANKGLFVRTVKLGSTESAVGTVRDIPTLTAEQSPNDLDISVKFTPELDKALVNVHQVLGGYHAQVIQPFFSLIPEEKRTEVLQELVKGSVPDATFQSLKATNGEAGLSPLSKPFLVDASVESSSLLNKAGQRYLFKVGELLGPQSELYQTEARQYDVENDFNRRYNRTITLELPAGYQIRNLQDLNANVQAGPDAKDPLYYFTSKYAVQGQTVTVTITEAYRQIRWPKKDFEAFRDVVNAAANFNKVVLVLEKKG
- a CDS encoding DUF3857 domain-containing protein; amino-acid sequence: MKANNRFGGALALLLGAATLVAAPHMAHAQQPTQLVAEMQAKFPGEKAVYLDYRTDLTFAVQGDSVVVLARHHQDMLHLDAQSAMYANDKVFNSHFSRVQKLDARTLVPAGNSYKTVKVTDYKEKFEVQSGIFYDDTRSTTWSFPAVTPGARTVTDYTVRHPDPRFLLPFYFGSYVPVRHAELTITAPKNVKISHRMFHVEGLKINFSKQEKGSTVTYRWSADDLPSPPRDDDGPEAAYYLPHLVYFVEEVPSADGQARRMLAGVPELYSLYSGFVSKLDPQESPALRRVVDSLAVGAKTEQEKVQRVYYWVQDNIRYVAFENGMGGFIPRDAGAVYAKRYGDCKDMANLTREMLRMAGIKSYLTWIGTRDLPYRYSELATPGVDNHMITTYEASPGQYVFLDATNKYMPFGMPSAFIQGKEALLAIDGKNCKVVPVPVMSQERSPVSDVSQLVLDEKGGLRGKGSLQLLGYPKVMQSYALDGLDQTEETKYVKALLERGNNKFFVDKYSVSHLDTREKPLTIDYEYRLQDYVQKLDDEIYVNLNLEQPYAHDKIDAAKRRLPRVNEYASQNHTRTELEIPAGYDVEYLPPVAEMRDPVFGFKVKYERQGNKIVQDKEVYINYLLLQPQQFGQWNAVVDKLNAAYRETVIFKRRKV